GGTGCGCCAGTTTTTTAAAGGGCTTGCCTGTTCTTGACTGGTTGGATCAAGTCGATCCTGATCTAAAAGCCATTGTATTGTTGGCGAAACGTCGCGAACAAGCGCCATCATTGCACAATTTACAAGAATTTGAGGCTGAAAGTCACTCTTATGACTCGCGAAAGGTATGGTATCCCCTTTATCAGCATACTTTGACGCAAAGAAATCAATTGATTGCACAAGCAGGTTTTGACTTGTTACATACCAGAAGTTTAGAATGTGATCCTTGCATTTATAACCAACGTAGCGATTTTCGGCGCTTAGACAATAAGCGGATGCAGCAAGTAGCCGAGCTTGAGACAACCATTGGTCGGCCAATGTTTTCAGTCCCGATTAAAGTCGTTGTGGCAGATGCTTTTCCAGATGCTGATTTAGCAGGAAATGATAAAGCTATTTATTATCAGGGATGCGGTAGTGAGTTTGGGTGTGGTGATTGATGTAACGCAAACTTGTTTTGCGCAGGCGAAATATTATTAAGGAAACAATCTCGGTCGCTTGCGGCCGAGTTGTTGAAAAATTAAGAGAGAGTTATGACATTTGTAGTCACTGAACAATGTATTAAGTGTAAATATACTGACTGTGTAGAAGTTTGTCCTGTGGATTGTTTTTACGAAGGCCCCAATTTTTTGGTCATTAATCCGGACGAATGTATCGATTGCGCGTTATGCGAGCCAGAGTGTCCGGTTAACGCCATCATGTCTGAAGATGATTTGCCTGAAGAATATCAAAAATATACTGAGATTAATAAAAAATTAGCTGATCAATGGCCGAATATTACAAGCATCAAACCTGCGCCTAAAGATGCAGATGAATGGGCAAACAAGCCGGATAAGTTTATCCATCTGCAGCCTTACATTGATGAGTGATCTTCTATTAAGTATTTTAGGTGAAGAGGGCAGTCTTAAGAGCGTTTACCCAGGTTTTGTTTCGCGTTCGTCACAAGTGGCCATGGCAGAGGCGGTTGAAGAGGCTATTCATGGGCATACAACATTGGTTGTTGAAGCGGGGACCGGTATTGGTAAAACATTCGCTTATTTAATACCTGCCTTACTTTCTGATAAAAAAACCTTGGTTTCTACAGGTACAAAAAATCTCCAAGATCAACTATTTCATAAAGATTTGCCAACATTAAAAAAATTTTTAGCCATTAATAAAAAAGTCGTTCTTTTAAAAGGGCGCTCGAATTACGTTTGTTTATACAGTGTTGATGCCCCACGGCAAAATCAATTGTTTGAAAGCAAGGAGGCGGCCAATGATTTTTCTAAAATTGAACGATGGTCAAAAATAACGACGACAGGTGATCTGAGCGAGTTAGAGAATTTTTCTGAAGATTCCAGTGTGTTTCAGCATGTAGTGAGCACTACAGAAAGTTGTTTGGGAAATTCATGTGAGTTTTACGAGAAGTGTTTCGTCGTTAAGGCGCGTAGAGAAGCGTTATCCGCTGATGTCGTGGTGGTGAATCATCATATTTTCTTTGCTGATCTATCTTTGAAAGAAGAATCTTTGGGGAAATTATTGCCTGAGGCTGAGACTGTTATTTTTGATGAGGCACATCAATTATACGATGCTGCATCCAGTTTTTTGAGTCAACGATTCTCGTCGCGTCAATTATTATTATTGATTAAAGATATTCAAGCTGAATATCTCATGTTAGGTGCGGATCATCCCGGTATTTTGCGGCTGGTGCTTGCAATCAAGCAGGAAGTGACAAATTTTCGTTTGAGCATGGATGGGTCTGTAAGTAATATTGGAAGTCGACGCGATGCTTGGTTTGAAATTGCAGGCAAAAAAACTGTTAAGAAAAGTCTTGAAAATCTTTGCGAACAGCTTTCAGAATTGACGCGCTGTTTAGCAGAGCAAAGCCAGCGTAGCAAAGGATTAGAAAATGCTTGGGAGCGTGCCAGTGAATTGAGTGGGTTTTTAAATAATTTACTGACAGAAAAAGAATCAAATGCTGATGTTAATATCCGAAGCTTTTCGATTGATAACGAGGCGCGTGCGCAGGTGAGCAGCGGAGTGTACAAATCATTACATGAGCAGCGAAGCAAGCGCGCAACAAAGTTATCAATTGAAAGGCGATGGATATTCTGGTTTGAAACTTTTTTGACAGGATTCATGATCTATAAAACTCCTATTGATTTTTCAGCACAATTATCCTCGGCAATGAACGATCCAAAGAAGTCATGGATTTACGCTTCTGCAACGTTAGATGCTGGTTTTGGTGTCGATCATTTTACTAAACCGTTGGGTATTACATCTAATAATACATTAATTTTAGAAAGTCCGTTTAATTATCCAGAGCAAGCTAGGCTTTATTTTCCACATTATTTGCCAGATGTGACAGATGATGATTTTATTCCGAAGTGGATGGAAGCGATTATTCCTTTGCTTGAAGCGGCTAATGGACGAACTTTTTTATTATTCACTAGTCATCGTGCCATGAAACAGGCGCATGATTATTTGAAAAAAATGGATTTTGCTTTGCTTGTTCAGGGTCAAACAACCAAGCATGCTTTGTTAGAAAACTTTAAAACGACTGAGCGAGCGGTATTGCTGGGAACCAGTAGCTTTTGGCAAGGCGTGGATGTTCAAGGCGCTGCATTATGTTGTGTTTGCATTGATAAATTACCTTTTGCATCTCCAGGGGACCCGGTGACAAAAGCGCGAATTAATGCTTATAAATCTGCAGGGCGTGATCCTTTTTATGAGTATCAATTGCCACATGCGGTGATTATGCTAAAACAGGGGGTTGGAAGATTAATTCGTAGCGAAACCGACAAAGGCGTTTTGGTGATAGGGGATATGCGTTTGATTACTCGGAATTATGGCGCAGCGTTCCTAAAAGCCATGCCAAAAGCGCTGATGGTGCGAGACGAAGGAAAAGTGGTGGAATTTTTGCGTGGAATAGAATAATGAAAATATTAGGTCTTGAGGTTTCTGGAAATGCTTGTTCTGTTGCATTATGTCATGGTGATGAATATTACAAAAAAACTGTAGATGCGCCAAAAAAACAAGGCGCATTAATTCTCTCCATGGTCGATGCAGCATTAACGACGATGGGTTTAGTAGGCAGTGATCTTGATGTTATTGCCTTTGACTGTGGCCCAGGTTCTTTTACAGGGGTGCGATTAACAACTGCGGTTGCACAAGGGCTTGCATTTGGATGGAATAAGTTGCTCCTGCCTATCTCCAGTTTGCAGGCGTTGGCGTATAAGACGTATCGTCAAGATAAGACCGAGCTGCCTATATGGGTAGCGATTGACGCGCGTAAGCAAGAAGTTTATGTGGCAGCGTATCAGTTTCGACAGGATGAGGTGATCGTTGTTTACCCAGAGCAAGTCGTTGCGCCTGAGCAAGTGCCTTTTGCCGATTTTTCTTTGTTATCAACTCCCGAGGCTGTTGATTTGATTAATTTGGCGCTCTATCAAATAAAACATGGGGTGAAACCCATTGCTGCAGAAGAAGTGCAGCCTATCTATTTGCGCAATAAGGTGACGGACTGATATAATCTCAGTAATTTTTCTGCGCAGCTTTTCGTATTACTAGGATAAAAAATGTCTAAGAAAATTCAAAAGAATAGAGATCAGATTATTCACTCAGTTTGTGAACATATTAAACAGCAAGCGAGCATTAATTGTCCTGAGGCATTGATTGCCTTTGCTAAGATCTTTTACGATACACTATCACTCGAAGATCTATCCTCCAGGTCAGTCGCAGATTTAAGTGGAAGTATTATATCACTCTGGGAGTGTATCAGCCAAAAGAAAGTCAAAGGACCTGACATTAATATTTACAATCCTACTTATCAACAACATGGATGGTCTTCTAAATACACAGTGATTGCCGTTTGTCAGGAAGATATGCCATTTCTTGTTGACTCAATTACTATGGAAGTGAATCGCTTAGGCGTCTCGGCAAATTTTATTATTAACACTGGCTGTCTTTATTTTGAACGAAATACTCAAGGAATGGTCACAAAATTGTTGTCAGCGCATGAAGGGATGCTGCAAGGAAAACGTGCAGAAGCCGTTGTGTATTTAGAAATTGATTATCAGGAAGGTGAAGACGCTCTTAAACATCTAAGCACCAATATCGCCAAAGCTTTGCATGATGTGACGCTCGCAGTGTCTGGATGGTCAGACATGCTTAAGCAGGTAGAAGTCTCAATTACTGACTTACAGAACGTGGCTAAAACATTAGATGCTGAAGAACTTAATGAATCATTAGACTTTTTGCATTGGCTATTAAATGATAACTTTACATTTTTAGGTTGCCGAGATTATCGATTTTCAAAAACTAAGCAAATAGAAGGTATAGATATTGTGCCTGGCTCAGGACTAGGAGTCTTAAGTGAAAAAAGCAGCTCTGGATTTACAAAGAAATTAGCAGATCTCCCGCCGCGTGTACAAGAAATTATGCTTTCTCGTCAAATTTTACTGATTGCTAAGACCAACACAATTTCAACGGTTCATCGCCCGGTATATACAGATTATATTGGAATAAAGCAATTTGATGAAAAAGGAGACGTAGTCGGGTTTCGTCTAATTATTGGATTGTATACTTCTGCAGCCTATAACAGTAATCCGCAGCAAATTCCATTTTTAAGAAAGAAAATCGCTAATATTTTGGCGCTGTCAAAATTGCCTAGAGTAGGTCATTCTGGAAAAGCCTTAATAAATATTTTAGAAACTTTGCCACGAGATGATCTTTTTCAAGCGAGTGAGAAAGAATTGTTTGATCTTTCTTTTAGTATCTTGCATTTAAAAGAGCGTCAACGAACACGTTTGTTCATGCGTAAAGATGCGTACAATCGCTATTTTTCATGTTTAATCTATGTTCCAAGGGAGCGTTACGACACTACGCTTCGCATTAAAATGCAAGGCATTTTGTTGAATGAATTACACGGAACTGAAACATCTTTTTCTACGCTTTTTACCGAGTCCGTTTTAGCGCGTATTCATTTTGTTATTCGTGTCGATTCAACCGATGCAAATGAATACGATTACGAAAATATTGAGCAAAAAATTATTGCTGCTGCTTATTCTTGGCAAGATGCGCTAAAAGAAAACTTAGAATCTGCCTACGGAGAGGCGAAGGGGATCGGTTACTATAACAAGTATAAGCATGCCTTTATGTCGGGATATCGTGAAGAATATGAGGCGCGCTCAGCAATTGTTGATATTGAGCATGTAGAAAAGCTAAGTGATGAGCATCAACTGGAAATGAGTTTTTATAAATTCCCTGGAGATGCTGCAGGGAAAATTCAATTAAAATTGTATCGTGCCGATACCCCTTCACCTCTTTCTGATGTATTGCCTATTTTAGAAAATATGGGTCTGAGAATCATTGGAGAAGCACCTCATTCGCTACATTTTGAAGATGGCAAGACTGTTTGGGTCAACGATTTTGAAATGGAATTGGTTGAGGGTGGAAAAGTTGATGTTGAAGAAATTCGAGATGTTTTTCAAGAAGCGTTTCCACGTATTTGGTTTGGTGAAGCTGAAAATGATAAGTTCAATCGTCTTATTTTAACAGCGCAATTGTCCTGGAAAGAAACTGCAATGCTGCGTGCCTACGCACGTTATTTAAAACAGGTTGGGTTTACATTCAGCCAAGATTATATTGCAGACACGTTGTATCATAATCCAACATTAACTAAAACATTAGTTAAGCTTTTTCAAGTGCGTTTTGATCCTGCTCAAGCCGAGCATGGTGAAAAAATACTCGAAGAGTTATTGAGTCGTATGAATGTCGATCTAGATGCTGTTGCTAGTTTAGATGAAGATAGAATTTTACGTCGTTATCTTGCTCTTGGCGCAGCGACTCTGCGAACCAATTATTTCCAAACGACTGCAGATGGAAAAGATCTTCCTTATATCTCCATTAAGCTTGACCCCTCAAAAATACCTGAAATGCCTTTGCCTAGGCCAATGTTTGAGATTTTTGTTTATTCACCTCGTGTTGAAGGTGTACATTTACGAGGTGCGAAAGTTGCGCGAGGGGGGATTCGCTGGTCAGATCGTCGTGAAGACTTTAGAACAGAAATATTGAGTCTAATGAAAGCGCAGCAAGTCAAAAATGCAGTTATTGTCCCTCTTGGCGCTAAAGGTGGCTTTGTACCTAAGATGCTTCCTATTGATGGAAATAGAGAAGAAATATTAGGTGAAGCTATTGCTTGCTATCAAATTTTCATGAAAGGATTGCTTGATATTACCGATAATATTATTGAGGGAAATATTGTTCATCCTAAAAATGTGGTTAGATATGATGAAGATGATCCGTAT
This genomic window from Gammaproteobacteria bacterium contains:
- the tsaB gene encoding tRNA (adenosine(37)-N6)-threonylcarbamoyltransferase complex dimerization subunit type 1 TsaB, whose protein sequence is MKILGLEVSGNACSVALCHGDEYYKKTVDAPKKQGALILSMVDAALTTMGLVGSDLDVIAFDCGPGSFTGVRLTTAVAQGLAFGWNKLLLPISSLQALAYKTYRQDKTELPIWVAIDARKQEVYVAAYQFRQDEVIVVYPEQVVAPEQVPFADFSLLSTPEAVDLINLALYQIKHGVKPIAAEEVQPIYLRNKVTD
- a CDS encoding ATP-dependent DNA helicase, whose translation is MSDLLLSILGEEGSLKSVYPGFVSRSSQVAMAEAVEEAIHGHTTLVVEAGTGIGKTFAYLIPALLSDKKTLVSTGTKNLQDQLFHKDLPTLKKFLAINKKVVLLKGRSNYVCLYSVDAPRQNQLFESKEAANDFSKIERWSKITTTGDLSELENFSEDSSVFQHVVSTTESCLGNSCEFYEKCFVVKARREALSADVVVVNHHIFFADLSLKEESLGKLLPEAETVIFDEAHQLYDAASSFLSQRFSSRQLLLLIKDIQAEYLMLGADHPGILRLVLAIKQEVTNFRLSMDGSVSNIGSRRDAWFEIAGKKTVKKSLENLCEQLSELTRCLAEQSQRSKGLENAWERASELSGFLNNLLTEKESNADVNIRSFSIDNEARAQVSSGVYKSLHEQRSKRATKLSIERRWIFWFETFLTGFMIYKTPIDFSAQLSSAMNDPKKSWIYASATLDAGFGVDHFTKPLGITSNNTLILESPFNYPEQARLYFPHYLPDVTDDDFIPKWMEAIIPLLEAANGRTFLLFTSHRAMKQAHDYLKKMDFALLVQGQTTKHALLENFKTTERAVLLGTSSFWQGVDVQGAALCCVCIDKLPFASPGDPVTKARINAYKSAGRDPFYEYQLPHAVIMLKQGVGRLIRSETDKGVLVIGDMRLITRNYGAAFLKAMPKALMVRDEGKVVEFLRGIE
- a CDS encoding NAD-glutamate dehydrogenase; its protein translation is MSKKIQKNRDQIIHSVCEHIKQQASINCPEALIAFAKIFYDTLSLEDLSSRSVADLSGSIISLWECISQKKVKGPDINIYNPTYQQHGWSSKYTVIAVCQEDMPFLVDSITMEVNRLGVSANFIINTGCLYFERNTQGMVTKLLSAHEGMLQGKRAEAVVYLEIDYQEGEDALKHLSTNIAKALHDVTLAVSGWSDMLKQVEVSITDLQNVAKTLDAEELNESLDFLHWLLNDNFTFLGCRDYRFSKTKQIEGIDIVPGSGLGVLSEKSSSGFTKKLADLPPRVQEIMLSRQILLIAKTNTISTVHRPVYTDYIGIKQFDEKGDVVGFRLIIGLYTSAAYNSNPQQIPFLRKKIANILALSKLPRVGHSGKALINILETLPRDDLFQASEKELFDLSFSILHLKERQRTRLFMRKDAYNRYFSCLIYVPRERYDTTLRIKMQGILLNELHGTETSFSTLFTESVLARIHFVIRVDSTDANEYDYENIEQKIIAAAYSWQDALKENLESAYGEAKGIGYYNKYKHAFMSGYREEYEARSAIVDIEHVEKLSDEHQLEMSFYKFPGDAAGKIQLKLYRADTPSPLSDVLPILENMGLRIIGEAPHSLHFEDGKTVWVNDFEMELVEGGKVDVEEIRDVFQEAFPRIWFGEAENDKFNRLILTAQLSWKETAMLRAYARYLKQVGFTFSQDYIADTLYHNPTLTKTLVKLFQVRFDPAQAEHGEKILEELLSRMNVDLDAVASLDEDRILRRYLALGAATLRTNYFQTTADGKDLPYISIKLDPSKIPEMPLPRPMFEIFVYSPRVEGVHLRGAKVARGGIRWSDRREDFRTEILSLMKAQQVKNAVIVPLGAKGGFVPKMLPIDGNREEILGEAIACYQIFMKGLLDITDNIIEGNIVHPKNVVRYDEDDPYLVVAADKGTATFSDIANALSESYGFWLGDAFASGGSAGYDHKKMGITARGAWVSAQRHFRELSNTDIQTTDFTVVGVGDMSGDVFGNGMLMSRHICLVAAFNHMHIFLDPTPDAEKSYIERERLFKLPRSSWEDYDKKVLSPGAAIFRRNEKSLKLTPQIQQLLALEQSEITPNELIKAIFRAKVDMFWNGGIGTFVKAEVESDAAAGDRASDAIRVNANELGCKVVVEGGNLGFTQKARVEFSRKGGFINTDFIDNSAGVDCSDHEVNIKILLNQVMANGDLTLKQRNKLLAEMTDEVAELVLNNNYLQTETLSLEEHSSVQTVDLLHRYLTNLEKKGRINRKIEGLPSDEEILERKAAGYGFSRPEIAVLIAYDKILLKEEILSSDLPEDPYFFDMLASAFPKKISKKYEKELMQHSLRRELIATQLSSCITNAMGINFVHRLQVETGAATSFIIRAYVASEALFDLEKYWERIRALDCKVNPKVQFSMMLQLYFLARRSTRWFLRNCTEDFNVSRVVENFLPSLKELKNSIPSLLTEDQEILLNHKIEEYCAQNVPRDLAYEVLRSDFLFNALDIVQASKESAINVLEVSQVYFMLGKKLELNLLREKMMLHKFETQWDELARASLLDDIDYYQRVLALNILECHERGVDLALIFDQWQQRHSMINARWSNLIVDVLANANAGFIMYAVIVRELIELSRARECAVK
- a CDS encoding ferredoxin family protein, translating into MTFVVTEQCIKCKYTDCVEVCPVDCFYEGPNFLVINPDECIDCALCEPECPVNAIMSEDDLPEEYQKYTEINKKLADQWPNITSIKPAPKDADEWANKPDKFIHLQPYIDE